A window of Agrobacterium tumefaciens contains these coding sequences:
- a CDS encoding type II toxin-antitoxin system VapC family toxin, whose product MISHLLDTNAVIALIGRRSDKLANRVLQNAEGTIGLPSIVAHELYFGAQKSAKVQHNLETLRLLFSDFPILDFDQRDAFVAGEIRAALAVKGTPIGPYDVLIAGQAKARGLMLVTNNLGEFSRVDGLRVEDWSTE is encoded by the coding sequence GTGATCTCGCATCTTCTCGACACGAATGCCGTCATTGCATTGATTGGCCGCCGATCGGACAAGTTAGCCAATCGCGTCCTTCAGAACGCTGAAGGAACGATCGGCCTGCCATCGATCGTCGCACATGAATTATATTTTGGAGCCCAGAAGAGCGCGAAGGTCCAGCACAATCTGGAAACATTGCGCTTGTTGTTTTCGGATTTTCCGATCCTCGACTTCGATCAACGCGACGCTTTTGTCGCGGGGGAAATCCGGGCGGCCCTCGCCGTAAAGGGAACGCCTATTGGTCCCTACGACGTATTGATAGCAGGTCAGGCCAAGGCTCGGGGTCTCATGCTCGTCACCAACAATCTCGGCGAGTTCAGTCGGGTAGATGGATTGCGCGTTGAAGACTGGTCGACAGAATAA
- a CDS encoding WGR domain-containing protein encodes MEIKDTSTVHLRRIDPSQNMRRFYGLAIQPTLFGGASVIRHWGRIGTSGQSKIETFDSEQDAARAATRLQKAKRRRGYRDDGTA; translated from the coding sequence ATGGAAATCAAGGATACGAGTACAGTTCATCTTCGCCGAATTGATCCGTCGCAGAACATGCGGCGCTTCTATGGGCTCGCGATCCAGCCGACGCTCTTCGGTGGTGCGTCGGTCATCCGCCACTGGGGCCGGATAGGCACGAGCGGCCAGTCGAAGATCGAGACCTTCGACAGCGAGCAGGATGCCGCAAGGGCGGCAACGCGGCTCCAAAAAGCAAAACGTCGCAGGGGATATCGTGATGATGGCACGGCCTGA
- a CDS encoding HU family DNA-binding protein — MTTATEIADKIAGEQNLTKAQAKAIVDSVFRQITEAAKNGAETNVPGFGKFKVKETPAREGRNPATGETIKIAASRKLTFASAKAVKDALNG; from the coding sequence ATGACGACAGCAACCGAGATCGCGGACAAGATCGCCGGCGAGCAGAACCTGACGAAGGCGCAGGCAAAAGCGATCGTCGACAGCGTGTTCCGGCAGATCACCGAAGCGGCGAAAAACGGAGCGGAGACGAACGTGCCCGGCTTTGGCAAATTCAAGGTGAAGGAGACGCCGGCACGTGAAGGCCGCAATCCGGCCACGGGGGAGACGATCAAGATCGCGGCATCCAGAAAACTGACCTTCGCCTCAGCGAAGGCCGTAAAGGACGCGCTTAACGGCTGA
- a CDS encoding antitoxin — protein sequence MPHVARVFQSGNSQAVRLPKEFRFDVDSVEITQEGDALILRPHIERGEAWSSLKAAMARSVSDDFMKEGRDQPKPQDRPAIDTVFP from the coding sequence ATGCCCCATGTCGCCCGCGTATTTCAGTCCGGCAACTCTCAGGCAGTTCGGCTGCCGAAAGAATTTCGTTTCGACGTCGATAGTGTGGAAATAACCCAGGAGGGCGATGCACTTATTTTGCGCCCGCACATTGAGCGTGGTGAGGCATGGTCGTCCCTGAAAGCTGCGATGGCGCGCAGCGTAAGCGACGATTTTATGAAAGAGGGGCGCGATCAGCCAAAACCACAGGACCGGCCAGCGATTGATACGGTGTTTCCGTGA